DNA sequence from the Halocalculus aciditolerans genome:
GAGCGGGAACTCCCGGAGAACGCACACAAGCTCCCGAAGTACCTGTTCGGTGGATACGCGAGCGGCGCACCGACGGGTATCCCGGACGACCTCGACCTCGAACTCACGGACCATCTCGACTCGTTCCTCTCGGACTGCCTCACGGCCCGTGACTTGACGGCGGGGTACGCCGCGTACGAGCGTGAACTCGACGAGCGAAATCTCATCGACTTCGACGGCCTCGTCGTCGAGACGGCCGCGCTGATGGAGTCGCCGGTCGGCGACGAGATCGCCGAGCGCTGGGACTACGTCTTCTGCGACGAGTTCCAGGACACCGACCGCCTCCAGTTCGACCTCGTCACGTCGCTCGTCACCGACGACAACCTGTTCGTCGTCGGCGACGACGACCAGGCGATCTACGAGTGGCGCGGCGCGCACGTCGCCAACATCACCGACGAACTCGACCGCGCGTTCACCGCGCTCGACGACGAACCCTTAGAGGAGAACTTCCGCTCCCGACAGCCGATCCTCGACCTGGCGAACGAAGCGATCCAGAAGCTCGATCACCGGGAACGCCACAAGACACTGACACGAGTCGACGAACCCGACTACGACGGGGATACCGTCGCCACCGTCGAACTCCCTGCCGAGGACGACGATGCAGACGGGGCGGCCCAGTTCCGCACGGTCGTGCAGAACCTCCTGAGCGGCGAAGCGGAGAACCTCGATGCGGCGTACGATCCGGGCGACATCGCGCTCCTCGTCCGGAAGAACAAGCACGCCACGCCCATCATCGAGGAGTTCGAGGACGCGGGCATCCCGTACCAAGTAGCGGGTGATCTGGCCTCTGAATCGGTCGGCGTCGGCACCGTCACCGCCTACCTGAAAGCGCTCGCACGACCCGAGGACGAGGTGAGCTGGAACCGGGTCCTCCTGATGCGCTATCGGCTCTGTGACGCGGACCTCCGCACGCTCAATGCCGGTGACGAGCCGCTCGTCGACACACTGCGCGAAACACCGCTTAAGGACTTCGAGGAGCCTGACCGCGTCGCAGAGGCCCGCGAGCACGTCACGGAACTTCTCGATATCCGGGATTCGGCGTCTCTCAGTCACCTGTACCGCGAGCTCACGGACATCACGAACATCGAGTGGTATCTCAGTGAGCAGGAACGCCGCGACCTCGCCCAGTTAGAGAACGTCATTGAACAGTACGGGGACAGTGCGGTCCAACCGCCGCTCACCCCGGAGTTCATCGACTCGCTCGACCACTACGATTCCCTCTTCGACGAGAGCGGTTCGACACCGACGAGTCAGCCGGATGTCGCCGACGATGCGGTCAACGTGATGACTATCCACAAGAGCAAGGGCCTAGACTTCCCGGTCGTCCTCGTCCCGCAAGTCACGGCCGACGAGTGGGCGCCAAGCTCACGAGCGTACGACGCGCTCGAAACCGGGCTCTCGGACGGCCCGGAGACGGCGTTCGCTGAGGACTTCGTCGAGCGTGACGCCCGTGAGACGCGACGCGTATTCCACGTCGGAATCACGCGCGCCGAAGACGTCCTCGTCTTGCAGGGCGGCAGTGAGGACGACGACGATGCCGCGGACGTACACCCGGTTACGGAGGCCGTCGACGAGATCATCCCGTCCAGTATTCCGTGGCAGCCTGAGCGCGGGCAACTACCGCTCTGGACTGACGTCCAAGAGTGTCTCCCCGATGCTGCGGGAGACTGGACTGACACGCTGGCGAGCGAGACTGTCGGGCAGGTTGGTGGGACCGTCAATCACGACGGAGAGGAACTAACAGTCGAGACGGGGCGCGACCGCGTGCTAGCTCTCGCAACAGCCACCCTCAACGGGGATCT
Encoded proteins:
- a CDS encoding ATP-dependent helicase; protein product: MNDGDVEYPSWYPTPEEDVSPEPQQETIIDSDAYPMRVLAGAGTGKTFTMVRKVEHLIDEEGVSPDRILALTFTNNAADSMREKLNAKLGTAGYDIDAYTYHSICNEILTDYAYEAGLDPDFEVATDAEKYAIVLDVLDEIEYRSVKPNVYGSDGYASGAASKLLNFIGSMKRSGITPDKIDAFLGPAERVYDLAELPERIGAIASDHLGGQSVSTVGASLPDVRADLVAERDALGTEGIEATARDFLDRLVELCDALEAAFDAHEAGERELPENAHKLPKYLFGGYASGAPTGIPDDLDLELTDHLDSFLSDCLTARDLTAGYAAYERELDERNLIDFDGLVVETAALMESPVGDEIAERWDYVFCDEFQDTDRLQFDLVTSLVTDDNLFVVGDDDQAIYEWRGAHVANITDELDRAFTALDDEPLEENFRSRQPILDLANEAIQKLDHRERHKTLTRVDEPDYDGDTVATVELPAEDDDADGAAQFRTVVQNLLSGEAENLDAAYDPGDIALLVRKNKHATPIIEEFEDAGIPYQVAGDLASESVGVGTVTAYLKALARPEDEVSWNRVLLMRYRLCDADLRTLNAGDEPLVDTLRETPLKDFEEPDRVAEAREHVTELLDIRDSASLSHLYRELTDITNIEWYLSEQERRDLAQLENVIEQYGDSAVQPPLTPEFIDSLDHYDSLFDESGSTPTSQPDVADDAVNVMTIHKSKGLDFPVVLVPQVTADEWAPSSRAYDALETGLSDGPETAFAEDFVERDARETRRVFHVGITRAEDVLVLQGGSEDDDDAADVHPVTEAVDEIIPSSIPWQPERGQLPLWTDVQECLPDAAGDWTDTLASETVGQVGGTVNHDGEELTVETGRDRVLALATATLNGDLSPRAERETLHVASLTGPSTPAPSISHSYTSLAAYEECPRSHYLDYVVNAFPDYQEPAAKSDAGSGVSQRDIGLLFHDTAEQAANQDVKQREEWYEICDRLASQRRVEDALPAAKQCIDRYFELDLPSYEIVDAEREFELDIDGHDLVGYIDAVYRTPDDELVVIDYKATERHRDLDDDKQLPIYLLACRDLYDEPVTRAGYAYVGEIGPKIESRTFSDDDLAAVRDDVTASMTRIAEFTFGRYTAGEHCQWCQHNQLTCAPGSFTVGPGFEE